In a single window of the Nicotiana tomentosiformis chromosome 10, ASM39032v3, whole genome shotgun sequence genome:
- the LOC104093508 gene encoding uncharacterized protein, translating to MGRTGARMPSFCLNRIRPHVQIRSPPIQAKNNENLAKKVECDDHEEKKDTSSAMAEEKNTGDIAKSTPIIGRKIMIVVDSSLESKNALQWTLTHTVQSHDLLVLLYFTKFSSKQDEDSKKEINPRIFEFLVSMKNTCKLKRPEVQVEVAVAQGKEKGPVIVEEAKKQEVSLLVLGQKKKSMTWRLIMMWAGGRVTVGGGGGGVVEYCIQNASCMAIAVRRKSKKLGGYLITTKRQKDFWLLA from the exons ATGGGTAGAACTGGAGCTAGAATGCCAAGTTTTTGCCTAAACAGAATTAGGCCTCATGTTCAAATTCGTTCACCACCTATACAAGCCAAAAACAACGAGAATTTAGCTAAGAAAGTTGAATGTGATGATCATGAAGAGAAAAAGGATACTTCATCAGCCATGGCTGAGGAAAAAAACACCGGTGATATCGCGAAATCGACACCGATAATTGGCCGGAAAATCATGATTGTGGTCGATTCTAGCCTTGAATCAAAGAATGCATTGCAATGGACATTAACTCATACTGTTCAGAGCCATGATTTACTTGTTCTTCTCTATTTTACGAAGTTTTCTTCTAAACAAG atgaagattctaaaaaggaaataaatccAAGAATTTTTGAGTTTCTTGTTAGCATGAAGAATACTTGCAAGCTGAAAAGACCTGAG GTTCAAGTGGAAGTGGCAGTGGCACAAGGGAAAGAGAAAGGTCCTGTAATAGTAGAAGAGGCCAAGAAACAAGAAGTGTCACTTCTAGTCTTAGGGCAGAAGAAAAAGTCCATGACATGGCGGTTGATTATGATGTGGGCCGGCGGTCGGGTGACGGTCGGCGGCGGCGGCGGTGGGGTGGTGGAGTACTGTATTCAGAATGCTAGTTGCATGGCAATTGCAGTGAGGAGAAAAAGCAAGAAACTTGGGGGATACTTAATCACCaccaaaagacaaaaagatttttggCTTTTGGCTTAA
- the LOC138900297 gene encoding uncharacterized protein: MPGFAKYFKDLITKKKTTKTEVVNVTHLVSSIIATTTVQRKEDQRVFTIPCTIGLRDFARALCDNGTSINLMPLAIYKQGELGIPRPTIDDVLVKVGKFLLPADFVILDCAVDKEIPIILGIPFLATGRTLMDAKQNEIKFRVNNEEVTFQESKGMKLPHAYDSISVIDVVDMVEDISEVEHSLDTLREHREAIGWTIVDIRGIFAGICEHKIQLEEERKPSMENQRRLNPSMQEVHCLDNLRQVLKRCEETNLVLNWKKCHFMVDEGIVLGHKISKQGIKVDREKIEIFSNFLLLLRSKDAKFEFDKKCLTSFEELKARFTTTPIIVIPDWSLPFELMFNASGVAIGAVLSQRHNKILHHIYYASKTLNGAQMNYTIIEQELKKDAKPRLIRLKEVGRPKEDIEINDAFPDEHLLAISSTSTPWYADITNFLVSDPVPDGLEAYQKKKFLRECRQYYWEEPFLFWICTDNIIRCCVIEDEVTKILKVCHDSPVGGHHSGNRTAAKVLECGYY; encoded by the exons atgCCGGGTTTTGCTAAGTACTTTAAGGACTTGATCACTAAAAAGAAAACCACCAAGACTGAAGTGGTGAATGTCACTCACCTAGTAAGCTCCATCATTGCAACAACCACCGTCCAAAGGAAAGAGGACCAGAGAGTTTTCACCATTCCATGCACTATTGGATTGCGTGATTTTGCACGAGCCCTTTGTGATAATGGGACTAGCATCAACTTAATGCCCCTTGCTATCTACAAGCAAGGGGAATTGGGAATTCCTAGACCTACaa TTGATGATGTACTTGTGAAAGTGGGGAAGTTTCTCCTCCCTGCCGACTTTGTTATTCTCGATTGTGCTGTTGATAAAGAGATCCCTATTATCTTGGGGATACCGTTCCTTGCTACCGGGAGAACACTCATGGACGCGAAACAAAATGAGATTAAGTTCCGGGTTAACAACGAAGAAGTTACCTTTCAAGAAAGCAAGGGTATGAAGTTGCCACATGCATACGACAGTATCTCAGTCATTGATGTTGTTGATATGGTAGAGGATATCAGCGAG GTTGAACACTCATTGGATACCTTGAGGGAGCACAGAGAGGCCATTGGTTGGACTATAGTGGATATCCGAGGGATTTTCGCCGGAATTTGTGAACACAAGATACAACTGGAGGAAGAGAGAAAACCTAGCATGGAGAATCAAAGGAGGTTAAATCCTTCCATGCAAGAGGtg CATTGCCTTGACAATCTTAGGCAAGTGCTCAaaagatgtgaggagacaaaccTTGTGCTCAATTGGaaaaaatgtcacttcatggtggaCGAGGGTATTgttcttggccacaaaatctccaAGCAAGGCATTAAGGTTGATCGGGAAAAGATTGAGATATTTTCAAACTTCCTCCTCCTACTTCGGTCAAAG GATGCTAAATTTGAGTTCGATAAGAAGTGCCTAACATCTTTTGAGGAATTAAAAGCAAGGTTTACCACGACACCTATTATTGTCATACCCGATTGGTCTCTTCCATTTGAACTCATGTTTAACGCCAGTGGTGTGGCTATTGGAGCAGTGCTTAGTCAACGGCATAACAAGATTCTTCATCATATATATTACGCAAGCAAGACACTCAATGGCGCACAAATGAACTACACTATAATTGAGCAAGAACT GAAGAAGGATGCTAAACCAAGATTGATTAG GCTTAAAGAGGTAGGAAGACCAAAAGAAGATATTGAAATTAATGATGCCTTCCCAGATGAACACCTATTGGCAATATCTAGCACCTCAACCCCTTGGTATGCCGACATCACTAACTTCTTGGTTAGTGACCCTGTCCCCGACGGATTAGAAgcttatcaaaagaaaaagttcttgcgGGAGTGTAGGCAATACTATTGGGAGGAACCCTTTTTGTTCTGGATTTGCACCGACAACATTATTCGGTGTTGTGTTATAGAAGATGAGGTGACTAAAATTCTCAAAGTATGTCATGACTCCCCAGTTGGGGGTCACCACAGTGGAAACCGTACTGCTGCAAAAGTGCTTGAATGTGGTTATTATTAG